The Pogona vitticeps strain Pit_001003342236 chromosome 3, PviZW2.1, whole genome shotgun sequence genome includes a window with the following:
- the ILKAP gene encoding integrin-linked kinase-associated serine/threonine phosphatase 2C isoform X2, translated as MDLFGDLPEPTPPVAVAVEKEGQKGSVLFDDLPPVCSTNLGAGSSLLFDDLPPASSGNADSHLTEQVSLPLSYGKGEKRKSTEGEKNGSEELVEKKVCKGSAGIFGLKGYVAERKGEREEMQDAHVIQNDITEECSPLPSQISRVSYFAVFDGHGGIRASNYAAQNLHQNLIKKFPKGEVPSVEKVIRRCLLDTFKHTDEEFLKQASSQKPAWKDGSTATCVLVIDNTLYIANLGDSRAILCRYNEESQKHTALSLSKEHNPTQYDERMRIQKAGGNVREGRVLGVLEVSRSIGDGQYKRFGVISVPDIKRCQLTHNDRFILLACDGLFKVFSPEEAVNFIMSCLEDKTIPARDPKSATDARYEAACNRLANKAVQRGSADNVTVVVVGIEQ; from the exons ATGGATCTGTTCGGGGACCTTCCGGAGCCGACACCTCCGGTAGCGGTAGCAGTAG AAAAGGAAGGTCAGAAAGGATCCGTGCTTTTTGATGATCTTCCACCAGTCTGTAGCACCAATTTGG GGGCAGGGAGCTCTTTGCTTTTTGATGATCTCCCACCTGCTAGCAGTGGAAATGCAG atTCACATCTCACAGAGCAAGTTTCTCTTCCTTTGAGCTAtgggaagggagagaagaggaaatctACTGAGGGAGAGAAGAATGGGAGTGAAGAACTTGTGGAAAAGAAAGTTTGTAAAG GCTCTGCAGGAATATTTGGTCTGAAAGGTTATGTGGCAGAGAGGAAAGGTGAACGAGAAGAGATGCAAGATGCCCATGTTATTCAAAATGACATAACAGAGGAGTGCAGCCCCTTACCATCTCAGAT TTCCCGGGTCTCATACTTTGCTGTCTTTGATGGTCATGGAGGAATTCGTGCTTCAAACTATGCAGCACAGAATCTCCATCAAAACCTGATTAAAAAATTCCCTAAAG GAGAAGTGCCCAGTGTGGAGAAAGTGATAAGAAGATGCCTTCTGGATACTTTCAAACACACTGATGAAGAATTTCTCAAGCAGGCTTCCAGCCA GAAACCTGCCTGGAAGGATGGCTCCACAGCAACCTGCGTGCTGGTGATTGATAATACTCTGTATATTGCCAACCTTGGAGATAGCCGG GCGATTCTGTGTCGTTACAACGAAGAGAGTCAGAAACATACAGCTTTAAGTCTGAGTAAGGAGCACAACCCAACTCAGTATGATGAGCGGATGAGGATCCAGAAGGCTGGAGGGAATGTCAG GGAAGGCCGAGTCCTGGGTGTCCTGGAGGTCTCTCGCTCCATCGGGGATGGTCAATACAAACGGTTTGGGGTCATCTCTGTGCCAGACATCAAACGCTGCCAACTAACACATAATGACAG GTTTATTCTGTTGGCTTGTGATGGTCTCTTCAAGGTCTTCTCACCAGAAGAAGCTGTGAATTTCATCATGTCTTGTTTGGAG GATAAAACTATTCCTGCAAGAGATCCCAAGTCAGCCACTGATGCTCGGTATGAAGCAGCCTGTAACCGGTTGGCCAACAAAGCAGTGCAGCGAGGATCTGCAGATAATGTCACAGTGGTGGTTGTCGGGATTGAACAGTGA
- the ILKAP gene encoding integrin-linked kinase-associated serine/threonine phosphatase 2C isoform X1 → MDLFGDLPEPTPPVAVAVEKEGQKGSVLFDDLPPVCSTNLGAGSSLLFDDLPPASSGNADSHLTEQVSLPLSYGKGEKRKSTEGEKNGSEELVEKKVCKGSAGIFGLKGYVAERKGEREEMQDAHVIQNDITEECSPLPSQISRVSYFAVFDGHGGIRASNYAAQNLHQNLIKKFPKGEVPSVEKVIRRCLLDTFKHTDEEFLKQASSQKPAWKDGSTATCVLVIDNTLYIANLGDSRAILCRYNEESQKHTALSLSKEHNPTQYDERMRIQKAGGNVREGRVLGVLEVSRSIGDGQYKRFGVISVPDIKRCQLTHNDRFILLACDGLFKVFSPEEAVNFIMSCLEPSTNKVFLPYINGVMDCMGKLLKNHNLQTVLRATTAIQQMLRSAKDKWGPLTTARVYRILCNCGQVNIGTTKHSIHTRIKELEALQTKTTSKIGSS, encoded by the exons ATGGATCTGTTCGGGGACCTTCCGGAGCCGACACCTCCGGTAGCGGTAGCAGTAG AAAAGGAAGGTCAGAAAGGATCCGTGCTTTTTGATGATCTTCCACCAGTCTGTAGCACCAATTTGG GGGCAGGGAGCTCTTTGCTTTTTGATGATCTCCCACCTGCTAGCAGTGGAAATGCAG atTCACATCTCACAGAGCAAGTTTCTCTTCCTTTGAGCTAtgggaagggagagaagaggaaatctACTGAGGGAGAGAAGAATGGGAGTGAAGAACTTGTGGAAAAGAAAGTTTGTAAAG GCTCTGCAGGAATATTTGGTCTGAAAGGTTATGTGGCAGAGAGGAAAGGTGAACGAGAAGAGATGCAAGATGCCCATGTTATTCAAAATGACATAACAGAGGAGTGCAGCCCCTTACCATCTCAGAT TTCCCGGGTCTCATACTTTGCTGTCTTTGATGGTCATGGAGGAATTCGTGCTTCAAACTATGCAGCACAGAATCTCCATCAAAACCTGATTAAAAAATTCCCTAAAG GAGAAGTGCCCAGTGTGGAGAAAGTGATAAGAAGATGCCTTCTGGATACTTTCAAACACACTGATGAAGAATTTCTCAAGCAGGCTTCCAGCCA GAAACCTGCCTGGAAGGATGGCTCCACAGCAACCTGCGTGCTGGTGATTGATAATACTCTGTATATTGCCAACCTTGGAGATAGCCGG GCGATTCTGTGTCGTTACAACGAAGAGAGTCAGAAACATACAGCTTTAAGTCTGAGTAAGGAGCACAACCCAACTCAGTATGATGAGCGGATGAGGATCCAGAAGGCTGGAGGGAATGTCAG GGAAGGCCGAGTCCTGGGTGTCCTGGAGGTCTCTCGCTCCATCGGGGATGGTCAATACAAACGGTTTGGGGTCATCTCTGTGCCAGACATCAAACGCTGCCAACTAACACATAATGACAG GTTTATTCTGTTGGCTTGTGATGGTCTCTTCAAGGTCTTCTCACCAGAAGAAGCTGTGAATTTCATCATGTCTTGTTTGGAG ccatccacaaataaagtatttctgccatacatcaatggggtcatggactgcatggggaaacttttgaaaaaccacaacctacaaacagtactcAGGGCCACCACAgcaatacaacaaatgttacggtcagcaaaggacaaatggggccccctcaccactgcaagagtataccggatactttgcaattgtggccaggtaaatattggaactacaaaacacagcattcacaccagaatcaaagaactagaggcactgcagactaaaacaactagtaaaatcggcagtagctga
- the ILKAP gene encoding integrin-linked kinase-associated serine/threonine phosphatase 2C isoform X4: MIFHQSVAPIWGQGALCFLMISHLLAVEMQIHISQSSAGIFGLKGYVAERKGEREEMQDAHVIQNDITEECSPLPSQISRVSYFAVFDGHGGIRASNYAAQNLHQNLIKKFPKGEVPSVEKVIRRCLLDTFKHTDEEFLKQASSQKPAWKDGSTATCVLVIDNTLYIANLGDSRAILCRYNEESQKHTALSLSKEHNPTQYDERMRIQKAGGNVREGRVLGVLEVSRSIGDGQYKRFGVISVPDIKRCQLTHNDRFILLACDGLFKVFSPEEAVNFIMSCLEDKTIPARDPKSATDARYEAACNRLANKAVQRGSADNVTVVVVGIEQ; the protein is encoded by the exons ATGATCTTCCACCAGTCTGTAGCACCAATTTGG GGGCAGGGAGCTCTTTGCTTTTTGATGATCTCCCACCTGCTAGCAGTGGAAATGCAG atTCACATCTCACAGA GCTCTGCAGGAATATTTGGTCTGAAAGGTTATGTGGCAGAGAGGAAAGGTGAACGAGAAGAGATGCAAGATGCCCATGTTATTCAAAATGACATAACAGAGGAGTGCAGCCCCTTACCATCTCAGAT TTCCCGGGTCTCATACTTTGCTGTCTTTGATGGTCATGGAGGAATTCGTGCTTCAAACTATGCAGCACAGAATCTCCATCAAAACCTGATTAAAAAATTCCCTAAAG GAGAAGTGCCCAGTGTGGAGAAAGTGATAAGAAGATGCCTTCTGGATACTTTCAAACACACTGATGAAGAATTTCTCAAGCAGGCTTCCAGCCA GAAACCTGCCTGGAAGGATGGCTCCACAGCAACCTGCGTGCTGGTGATTGATAATACTCTGTATATTGCCAACCTTGGAGATAGCCGG GCGATTCTGTGTCGTTACAACGAAGAGAGTCAGAAACATACAGCTTTAAGTCTGAGTAAGGAGCACAACCCAACTCAGTATGATGAGCGGATGAGGATCCAGAAGGCTGGAGGGAATGTCAG GGAAGGCCGAGTCCTGGGTGTCCTGGAGGTCTCTCGCTCCATCGGGGATGGTCAATACAAACGGTTTGGGGTCATCTCTGTGCCAGACATCAAACGCTGCCAACTAACACATAATGACAG GTTTATTCTGTTGGCTTGTGATGGTCTCTTCAAGGTCTTCTCACCAGAAGAAGCTGTGAATTTCATCATGTCTTGTTTGGAG GATAAAACTATTCCTGCAAGAGATCCCAAGTCAGCCACTGATGCTCGGTATGAAGCAGCCTGTAACCGGTTGGCCAACAAAGCAGTGCAGCGAGGATCTGCAGATAATGTCACAGTGGTGGTTGTCGGGATTGAACAGTGA
- the ILKAP gene encoding integrin-linked kinase-associated serine/threonine phosphatase 2C isoform X3, giving the protein MIFHQSVAPIWGQGALCFLMISHLLAVEMQIHISQSSAGIFGLKGYVAERKGEREEMQDAHVIQNDITEECSPLPSQISRVSYFAVFDGHGGIRASNYAAQNLHQNLIKKFPKGEVPSVEKVIRRCLLDTFKHTDEEFLKQASSQKPAWKDGSTATCVLVIDNTLYIANLGDSRAILCRYNEESQKHTALSLSKEHNPTQYDERMRIQKAGGNVREGRVLGVLEVSRSIGDGQYKRFGVISVPDIKRCQLTHNDRFILLACDGLFKVFSPEEAVNFIMSCLEPSTNKVFLPYINGVMDCMGKLLKNHNLQTVLRATTAIQQMLRSAKDKWGPLTTARVYRILCNCGQVNIGTTKHSIHTRIKELEALQTKTTSKIGSS; this is encoded by the exons ATGATCTTCCACCAGTCTGTAGCACCAATTTGG GGGCAGGGAGCTCTTTGCTTTTTGATGATCTCCCACCTGCTAGCAGTGGAAATGCAG atTCACATCTCACAGA GCTCTGCAGGAATATTTGGTCTGAAAGGTTATGTGGCAGAGAGGAAAGGTGAACGAGAAGAGATGCAAGATGCCCATGTTATTCAAAATGACATAACAGAGGAGTGCAGCCCCTTACCATCTCAGAT TTCCCGGGTCTCATACTTTGCTGTCTTTGATGGTCATGGAGGAATTCGTGCTTCAAACTATGCAGCACAGAATCTCCATCAAAACCTGATTAAAAAATTCCCTAAAG GAGAAGTGCCCAGTGTGGAGAAAGTGATAAGAAGATGCCTTCTGGATACTTTCAAACACACTGATGAAGAATTTCTCAAGCAGGCTTCCAGCCA GAAACCTGCCTGGAAGGATGGCTCCACAGCAACCTGCGTGCTGGTGATTGATAATACTCTGTATATTGCCAACCTTGGAGATAGCCGG GCGATTCTGTGTCGTTACAACGAAGAGAGTCAGAAACATACAGCTTTAAGTCTGAGTAAGGAGCACAACCCAACTCAGTATGATGAGCGGATGAGGATCCAGAAGGCTGGAGGGAATGTCAG GGAAGGCCGAGTCCTGGGTGTCCTGGAGGTCTCTCGCTCCATCGGGGATGGTCAATACAAACGGTTTGGGGTCATCTCTGTGCCAGACATCAAACGCTGCCAACTAACACATAATGACAG GTTTATTCTGTTGGCTTGTGATGGTCTCTTCAAGGTCTTCTCACCAGAAGAAGCTGTGAATTTCATCATGTCTTGTTTGGAG ccatccacaaataaagtatttctgccatacatcaatggggtcatggactgcatggggaaacttttgaaaaaccacaacctacaaacagtactcAGGGCCACCACAgcaatacaacaaatgttacggtcagcaaaggacaaatggggccccctcaccactgcaagagtataccggatactttgcaattgtggccaggtaaatattggaactacaaaacacagcattcacaccagaatcaaagaactagaggcactgcagactaaaacaactagtaaaatcggcagtagctga
- the ILKAP gene encoding integrin-linked kinase-associated serine/threonine phosphatase 2C isoform X5, giving the protein MQDAHVIQNDITEECSPLPSQISRVSYFAVFDGHGGIRASNYAAQNLHQNLIKKFPKGEVPSVEKVIRRCLLDTFKHTDEEFLKQASSQKPAWKDGSTATCVLVIDNTLYIANLGDSRAILCRYNEESQKHTALSLSKEHNPTQYDERMRIQKAGGNVREGRVLGVLEVSRSIGDGQYKRFGVISVPDIKRCQLTHNDRFILLACDGLFKVFSPEEAVNFIMSCLEPSTNKVFLPYINGVMDCMGKLLKNHNLQTVLRATTAIQQMLRSAKDKWGPLTTARVYRILCNCGQVNIGTTKHSIHTRIKELEALQTKTTSKIGSS; this is encoded by the exons ATGCAAGATGCCCATGTTATTCAAAATGACATAACAGAGGAGTGCAGCCCCTTACCATCTCAGAT TTCCCGGGTCTCATACTTTGCTGTCTTTGATGGTCATGGAGGAATTCGTGCTTCAAACTATGCAGCACAGAATCTCCATCAAAACCTGATTAAAAAATTCCCTAAAG GAGAAGTGCCCAGTGTGGAGAAAGTGATAAGAAGATGCCTTCTGGATACTTTCAAACACACTGATGAAGAATTTCTCAAGCAGGCTTCCAGCCA GAAACCTGCCTGGAAGGATGGCTCCACAGCAACCTGCGTGCTGGTGATTGATAATACTCTGTATATTGCCAACCTTGGAGATAGCCGG GCGATTCTGTGTCGTTACAACGAAGAGAGTCAGAAACATACAGCTTTAAGTCTGAGTAAGGAGCACAACCCAACTCAGTATGATGAGCGGATGAGGATCCAGAAGGCTGGAGGGAATGTCAG GGAAGGCCGAGTCCTGGGTGTCCTGGAGGTCTCTCGCTCCATCGGGGATGGTCAATACAAACGGTTTGGGGTCATCTCTGTGCCAGACATCAAACGCTGCCAACTAACACATAATGACAG GTTTATTCTGTTGGCTTGTGATGGTCTCTTCAAGGTCTTCTCACCAGAAGAAGCTGTGAATTTCATCATGTCTTGTTTGGAG ccatccacaaataaagtatttctgccatacatcaatggggtcatggactgcatggggaaacttttgaaaaaccacaacctacaaacagtactcAGGGCCACCACAgcaatacaacaaatgttacggtcagcaaaggacaaatggggccccctcaccactgcaagagtataccggatactttgcaattgtggccaggtaaatattggaactacaaaacacagcattcacaccagaatcaaagaactagaggcactgcagactaaaacaactagtaaaatcggcagtagctga